Proteins encoded together in one Paramagnetospirillum magnetotacticum MS-1 window:
- a CDS encoding tetratricopeptide repeat protein — MSEIEDLDLEFADLPEHAAVIETLWQEAGLARRYGDTETALSAYRRIIALDPINTEAPLAAAQTCRLAGRPRDSLLFCLDLLEMDRQHMGCRLELAEALRQIGQPEEAHAIIDILLMERPDSVQVWCGLAQLLCDEGRLAGAELSLRRALGLHPGFGPAWATLGGVLARMGESDAALDAFHAAIILEPDQVSHQVHLAEALMDLNRIDEAAAHIGRALALDEEDPSARLARARLSMLNGHLATSWQDAQWRHRRPGFARPLLPADPWEGEDLSGTHLLLHAESGLSDSLIMARFIPILARSCAAITLQVQPELIPLLETLPGVTRALPLGQALPDGFTADYATSLDDLPLLMGVELRTIPAEPYLPPPPDRIRHIRVPPSTLVKVGIAWAGERPEDGLPFAHVLELATLPGSLLFSLETGPRSAEAREQALPALITDLSPTIADFADLAGRISEMDMVIAADGPAAHLAAAMGKPVLMMLPHAAHARWMRRRDDSPWYPAMTLLRQPAPGQWDAPLAAARQRMEDLIRSTAEQNDRQRRGAMGRDAAMNAFLAAHLASGDLLVDVGGGNGDHILQAMEHCPDLLVITLEPSPSEADMLRDSFAISGLEEQVEVLTAAAGSGEGHVLAARAPHGGGTRVFALPDWVPAATPMRPIAALLDERPHLASCRVVLRLDQTGWEDDIIAGTGSRPAVVILEHCDGARATRMLAEAGYGLWRFPEETASGALVPFAGEAGPVLALAPGIAPASHYGRDSLPPSPALVEAAAGRAVELSAPAPSLQSQDRVNEAAHLYEQALSVDPFCGMANANLAVLQHMAGRSDAAIAGFTRALGQSRNPAIMANLAGVMRQMGRLGEANSLLAEALERQGESAELVFDLAMLRRDQGRLIEAETLMRKARLLAPERPGVDWALAQILLGSGNLAEGLPLMAHRPIPPSRAPLLPQWDGGDVVAVSVLVEVTPDVGDALLLARFLPMLAARGALVTVSCPDELVALLADQAGIEQVIGEDDPLPDCQMRVSLAALPSLLGSGADLASPSAGYLLAGRGRRSLRDNRLRVGLTWGRGRGTVHRAGLACSLGHMLSLGMDPAISLLALAEEDDLDHIASEGIDALIERPTPQPADLAEMAGLISGLDVVVGGDTAQLHLAAALGKPVLALLPHGFDWRWPPEREDSPWYASVRVFRPDPAGGWRPPLRRVAAALSIMAEKKAHL, encoded by the coding sequence ATGAGCGAAATCGAAGACCTCGATCTGGAATTCGCCGATCTTCCCGAGCATGCGGCGGTCATCGAGACCCTGTGGCAAGAGGCGGGCCTTGCCCGCCGCTATGGCGACACCGAAACGGCGCTGAGTGCCTATCGCCGTATCATCGCGCTTGATCCCATCAATACCGAGGCGCCGCTGGCCGCCGCCCAGACCTGCCGGTTGGCCGGACGGCCCCGCGATTCCTTACTGTTCTGCCTGGACCTGCTGGAGATGGATCGCCAGCATATGGGATGCCGCCTGGAACTGGCCGAGGCCCTGCGCCAGATCGGCCAGCCCGAAGAAGCCCACGCCATCATCGATATCTTGCTGATGGAACGCCCCGATTCCGTCCAGGTATGGTGCGGCCTGGCCCAGTTGCTTTGCGATGAGGGACGCTTGGCCGGTGCCGAACTCTCGCTCCGCCGTGCCCTTGGCCTCCATCCGGGCTTCGGTCCCGCCTGGGCCACCCTGGGCGGGGTCCTGGCCCGCATGGGCGAAAGCGATGCGGCCCTGGACGCCTTTCACGCCGCCATCATCTTGGAGCCCGATCAGGTCTCCCATCAGGTTCATCTGGCCGAGGCGCTGATGGATCTGAACCGGATCGACGAAGCCGCCGCCCATATCGGGCGCGCCCTGGCCCTGGACGAGGAGGATCCGTCCGCCCGCTTGGCCCGCGCACGATTGTCCATGCTGAACGGTCATCTGGCCACATCCTGGCAGGACGCCCAATGGCGCCACCGGCGACCCGGCTTCGCCCGCCCGCTGCTCCCCGCCGATCCGTGGGAGGGCGAGGATCTCAGCGGAACCCATCTTCTACTTCACGCCGAATCCGGGCTGTCCGACAGCCTGATAATGGCGCGCTTCATCCCCATCCTGGCCCGAAGCTGCGCCGCCATCACCTTACAGGTTCAGCCGGAATTGATCCCGTTGCTGGAAACCCTGCCCGGCGTGACGCGGGCTCTGCCCCTGGGCCAGGCCCTGCCCGACGGATTTACCGCCGATTACGCAACATCCCTGGATGACCTTCCCCTTCTGATGGGCGTGGAACTGCGCACCATCCCGGCCGAGCCCTATCTGCCGCCGCCGCCCGACCGCATCCGCCATATCCGGGTTCCCCCCTCCACCCTGGTTAAGGTGGGCATCGCCTGGGCGGGCGAGCGACCGGAAGACGGATTGCCCTTCGCCCATGTGCTGGAACTGGCCACCCTGCCAGGCAGCCTGCTGTTCTCGCTGGAGACCGGACCGCGATCCGCCGAGGCGCGGGAACAGGCTCTGCCCGCCCTGATCACCGACCTCTCGCCCACCATTGCCGATTTCGCCGATCTGGCCGGACGCATTTCCGAGATGGATATGGTGATCGCCGCCGACGGCCCCGCCGCCCATCTGGCCGCCGCCATGGGCAAGCCGGTTCTGATGATGCTGCCCCATGCCGCCCATGCCCGCTGGATGCGCAGGAGAGATGATTCGCCCTGGTACCCCGCGATGACGCTGCTGCGCCAACCCGCCCCAGGCCAGTGGGACGCGCCCCTGGCCGCGGCCCGCCAGCGCATGGAGGATCTGATCCGCTCGACCGCCGAGCAGAACGACCGGCAGCGCCGAGGCGCCATGGGCCGCGACGCGGCCATGAACGCCTTCCTGGCCGCCCATCTCGCGTCGGGAGACCTGCTGGTGGATGTTGGCGGCGGCAATGGCGACCATATCTTGCAGGCCATGGAGCATTGCCCCGATCTGCTGGTCATCACCCTGGAACCCTCACCCTCGGAAGCCGACATGCTGCGCGACAGCTTCGCCATCTCCGGGCTGGAGGAACAGGTGGAGGTGCTTACCGCCGCCGCCGGATCTGGCGAAGGCCACGTCCTGGCCGCCCGCGCCCCCCATGGCGGCGGTACCCGCGTCTTCGCCCTGCCCGACTGGGTGCCCGCCGCCACGCCCATGCGGCCCATCGCAGCCCTGCTGGACGAGCGGCCCCATCTGGCGTCGTGCCGGGTGGTTCTCCGCCTGGACCAGACAGGCTGGGAAGACGACATCATCGCAGGAACCGGCTCGCGCCCCGCAGTGGTGATCCTGGAGCATTGCGACGGCGCCCGGGCAACCCGGATGCTGGCCGAGGCCGGATACGGGCTGTGGCGCTTTCCCGAGGAAACGGCCAGCGGCGCCCTGGTGCCTTTCGCGGGCGAGGCGGGACCGGTCCTGGCGCTGGCCCCCGGCATCGCACCCGCCTCCCATTACGGGCGCGACAGCCTGCCGCCCTCACCCGCCTTGGTCGAGGCCGCGGCGGGTCGCGCGGTCGAACTATCCGCTCCCGCCCCCTCCCTGCAATCCCAAGATCGTGTCAACGAGGCCGCCCATCTGTATGAACAGGCCCTGTCCGTGGACCCGTTCTGCGGCATGGCCAATGCCAATCTGGCGGTCCTGCAACACATGGCTGGCCGATCAGACGCCGCCATTGCAGGGTTTACCCGCGCCCTGGGCCAGTCCCGTAATCCCGCCATCATGGCCAATCTGGCCGGGGTCATGCGCCAGATGGGACGTCTCGGCGAGGCAAATTCCCTGCTGGCCGAAGCCCTGGAGCGCCAGGGAGAAAGCGCCGAACTGGTCTTCGACCTTGCCATGCTGCGCCGTGACCAGGGCCGCCTGATCGAGGCAGAAACCCTGATGCGCAAAGCCCGCCTTCTGGCCCCCGAGCGCCCCGGAGTGGATTGGGCTTTGGCTCAGATTCTCTTGGGATCGGGCAATTTGGCCGAGGGGCTGCCCCTGATGGCCCATCGCCCCATTCCTCCCAGCCGGGCGCCCCTTCTTCCCCAATGGGATGGCGGTGATGTGGTGGCGGTTTCCGTGCTGGTCGAAGTGACGCCGGATGTGGGCGATGCCCTGCTTTTGGCCCGATTCCTGCCCATGCTGGCGGCGCGCGGCGCCCTGGTCACCGTGTCCTGCCCCGATGAACTCGTCGCGCTGTTGGCCGATCAGGCCGGGATCGAACAGGTGATTGGCGAAGACGACCCGCTGCCCGATTGCCAGATGCGGGTCAGCCTGGCGGCCCTGCCCAGCCTGCTGGGAAGTGGCGCCGATCTGGCCAGTCCCTCGGCTGGCTATCTGTTGGCCGGGCGCGGCCGCCGCTCCTTGCGTGACAACCGGCTGCGGGTGGGGCTGACCTGGGGACGCGGCCGCGGCACGGTCCACCGCGCCGGTCTGGCCTGCTCGCTCGGCCATATGTTGAGCCTGGGCATGGACCCGGCCATTTCGCTTCTGGCCCTGGCCGAGGAAGACGACCTGGACCATATCGCATCGGAAGGCATCGACGCCCTGATCGAGCGCCCGACCCCTCAGCCCGCTGATCTGGCCGAAATGGCTGGCCTGATTTCAGGGCTCGACGTGGTGGTGGGCGGCGATACCGCCCAGCTTCACCTGGCTGCCGCCCTGGGTAAGCCTGTCCTGGCGCTGCTGCCCCACGGCTTCGACTGGCGCTGGCCGCCTGAGCGCGAAGACAGCCCGTGGTACGCCTCGGTCAGGGTGTTCCGGCCCGACCCGGCCGGAGGCTGGCGCCCCCCCTTACGGCGGGTGGCGGCGGCCCTGTCCATCATGGCGGAGAAGAAGGCGCATCTATAG
- a CDS encoding indolepyruvate ferredoxin oxidoreductase family protein, translating to MGKIAMTAAASVTLDDKYVQDQGRLYLSGIQALVKLPMLQHLRDQAAGLNTGGFISGYRGSPLGGLDKELWRAAAHLERHSVRFQPGLNEDLAATSIWGTQQIGLFQGPTHDGVFAMWYGKGPGLDRSIDVFKHANSAGTAPHGGVLVLAGDDHGAKSSTLAHQSEQVFMAAQIPVLNPAGVQEVLDFGLFGWALSRFSGLWVGMKAISETVESSASVNVDPWRQIFVTPEDFKMPPGGLNIRWPDKFLEQELRLMAHRIPAALAFAKANRIDRTIIDSPRPRFGIVTTGKSYLDVMQALADLGLDERHAAEIGIRLYKVGMSWPLEPSGIRAFAEGLDEILVVEEKRAVIEEQLKAQLYNWREDVRPRVIGEHGEGGEWVLPPYGELTPAMIARVIAARIGRFYTSLRVKERLDFLDDKERRLAEIPQGFTRIPYFCAGCPHNTSTNLPEGSQAMAGIGCHFMATWMDRETLTFTHMGGEGATWIGQAPFTTRTHMFQNLGDGTYTHSGSLAIRAALAAKSNITYKILYNDAVAMTGGQTAESGFSVAAMAAQVRAEGVSRIAVVSDDPGKYPAGCFPPGTTIHHRDGLDALQRTLREEEGVSVLIYDQTCAAEKRRRRKRGLMPDPDERIFINEKVCEGCGDCGVQSNCVAVVPVETEWGRKRAIDQSSCNKDFSCVKGFCPSFVSVKGAQIRRARGRGDADISALPPPVLPASTEPYGIIVTGIGGTGVVTVAEVLGMAAHLEGKGVTSLDQTGLAQKNGAVMSHVRICDDPEKLHAVRIAAGQARLLLACDMVVAAGFDTLAKLKPHGSFAVVNRHESMPATFTHAPDLNFPARGMEDTIKEQVGGDAEFIEATRLATTLLGDALATNMFLVGYAWQKGRIPLAEASILRAVELNGAMVAFNIQAFLWGRLAAHSPSEVERIAAPPVGANDHRRLSQGLDELINRRVVHLTGYQNAAWASRYRALVDRVRAAESAALPGSESLTEAVARSLAKLMSYKDEYEVARLYCDPAFAASLKEQFEDWKGLEIHLAPPFMGMEKRRFGPWVLRLMPLLTRLKGLRGTIFDPFGRTSERKLERRLIGEFEIAVETILAHLTPATHALAVEIASAPRRIRGFGPIKLKAAAEVRTQMTEMLHRLQSPHDDKRAAE from the coding sequence TTGGGAAAGATCGCCATGACCGCCGCCGCCAGCGTCACGCTTGACGATAAATATGTCCAGGATCAGGGCCGTCTCTATCTGTCGGGCATTCAGGCGCTGGTCAAACTGCCCATGCTGCAGCATCTGCGCGATCAGGCCGCGGGTCTGAATACCGGTGGCTTCATCTCCGGCTATCGCGGCTCGCCTCTGGGCGGGCTGGACAAGGAATTGTGGCGGGCCGCCGCCCATCTGGAACGCCACTCCGTGCGTTTTCAGCCCGGCCTTAACGAGGATCTAGCCGCCACCTCCATCTGGGGCACCCAGCAGATCGGCCTGTTCCAAGGGCCCACCCATGACGGCGTCTTCGCCATGTGGTACGGCAAGGGACCGGGCCTGGACCGCAGCATCGATGTGTTCAAGCACGCCAATTCCGCAGGCACCGCACCCCATGGCGGGGTTCTGGTGCTGGCTGGCGACGACCACGGCGCCAAATCGTCCACCCTGGCGCACCAAAGCGAACAGGTCTTCATGGCGGCCCAGATCCCGGTACTCAATCCAGCAGGCGTGCAGGAGGTGCTGGATTTCGGCCTGTTCGGCTGGGCGCTATCGCGCTTTTCCGGCCTGTGGGTGGGTATGAAGGCCATTTCCGAAACGGTGGAAAGCTCGGCCTCGGTCAATGTCGATCCCTGGCGCCAGATCTTCGTCACCCCGGAAGATTTCAAGATGCCACCGGGCGGGCTCAACATCCGCTGGCCCGACAAATTCCTGGAGCAGGAATTGCGGCTGATGGCGCATCGCATCCCGGCTGCACTGGCCTTCGCCAAAGCCAACCGCATCGACCGGACCATCATCGATTCGCCCCGTCCCCGTTTCGGCATCGTCACCACGGGAAAGTCCTATCTGGACGTCATGCAGGCCCTGGCCGATCTGGGGCTGGATGAGCGCCACGCCGCCGAGATCGGCATCCGGCTGTACAAGGTGGGCATGAGCTGGCCCCTGGAGCCTTCGGGCATCCGCGCCTTCGCCGAGGGCCTGGACGAGATCCTGGTGGTGGAGGAAAAGCGCGCCGTCATCGAGGAGCAGCTCAAGGCCCAGCTTTACAACTGGCGCGAAGATGTCCGCCCCCGCGTCATCGGCGAGCACGGCGAGGGTGGCGAATGGGTCTTGCCCCCCTATGGCGAATTGACTCCGGCCATGATCGCCCGCGTCATCGCGGCGCGCATCGGCCGCTTCTATACCTCGCTGCGGGTCAAGGAGCGCCTCGATTTCCTCGACGACAAGGAGCGGCGCCTGGCGGAGATTCCCCAAGGCTTCACCCGCATTCCCTATTTCTGCGCAGGCTGCCCCCACAACACATCCACCAACCTGCCCGAGGGCAGTCAGGCCATGGCCGGTATCGGCTGTCACTTCATGGCCACCTGGATGGACCGTGAGACCTTGACCTTCACCCATATGGGGGGCGAGGGCGCCACCTGGATCGGCCAGGCTCCCTTCACCACCCGTACCCATATGTTTCAGAATCTGGGTGACGGTACCTATACCCATTCGGGCTCCCTGGCCATCCGCGCCGCCCTGGCCGCCAAGAGCAACATCACCTACAAAATCCTCTACAACGACGCCGTGGCCATGACTGGCGGCCAGACCGCCGAATCGGGGTTCTCGGTAGCCGCCATGGCCGCCCAGGTCCGCGCCGAGGGAGTGAGCCGCATCGCCGTGGTCTCCGACGATCCCGGCAAATACCCGGCCGGATGCTTCCCCCCCGGCACCACCATCCACCACCGTGACGGCTTGGACGCCCTGCAACGGACCTTGCGTGAAGAGGAAGGCGTCAGCGTCCTGATCTACGACCAGACCTGCGCCGCCGAAAAGCGCCGCCGCAGAAAGCGCGGCCTGATGCCCGACCCGGATGAGCGCATCTTCATCAACGAAAAAGTCTGCGAAGGCTGCGGCGATTGCGGCGTGCAATCCAATTGCGTGGCGGTTGTCCCGGTGGAGACCGAATGGGGCCGTAAACGCGCCATCGACCAGTCGTCGTGCAACAAGGACTTTTCCTGCGTGAAGGGCTTCTGCCCCAGCTTCGTCTCAGTCAAGGGCGCCCAGATTCGCCGGGCTCGAGGACGGGGGGATGCCGACATCTCCGCCCTGCCCCCTCCCGTCCTGCCCGCAAGCACCGAACCCTACGGCATCATCGTCACCGGCATCGGCGGAACCGGCGTGGTGACCGTGGCCGAGGTGCTGGGCATGGCCGCCCATCTGGAGGGCAAGGGCGTCACCTCGCTCGACCAGACGGGACTGGCCCAGAAGAACGGCGCGGTGATGAGCCATGTGCGCATCTGTGACGACCCCGAGAAACTGCATGCCGTGCGCATCGCCGCGGGACAGGCCCGCTTGCTCTTGGCTTGCGACATGGTCGTCGCCGCGGGCTTCGACACCTTGGCGAAGTTGAAGCCCCACGGCTCCTTCGCCGTGGTCAACCGCCACGAATCCATGCCCGCCACCTTCACCCATGCCCCCGACCTCAATTTCCCGGCCCGCGGCATGGAGGACACCATCAAGGAGCAGGTGGGCGGCGATGCGGAATTCATCGAAGCCACCCGCCTTGCGACCACGCTGTTGGGCGACGCCCTGGCAACCAATATGTTCCTGGTGGGCTATGCCTGGCAGAAGGGGCGCATACCCCTGGCCGAGGCGTCCATTCTGCGCGCCGTGGAACTGAACGGCGCCATGGTGGCGTTCAATATCCAGGCCTTTCTGTGGGGCCGCCTTGCCGCCCATTCCCCCTCGGAAGTCGAACGCATCGCCGCGCCGCCGGTGGGCGCCAATGACCACCGCCGCCTGTCACAGGGACTGGACGAACTGATCAATCGCCGCGTCGTCCATCTGACCGGCTATCAGAACGCCGCCTGGGCGTCCCGCTACCGCGCCCTGGTGGACCGGGTCAGGGCGGCCGAAAGCGCCGCCCTGCCCGGCTCGGAGAGCCTGACCGAGGCGGTGGCCCGTTCCCTGGCCAAACTGATGAGCTACAAGGACGAATACGAGGTGGCGCGGCTCTATTGCGACCCCGCCTTCGCCGCATCGCTGAAGGAGCAGTTCGAGGACTGGAAGGGTCTGGAGATCCATCTGGCGCCCCCCTTCATGGGCATGGAGAAACGCCGCTTCGGCCCCTGGGTGTTGCGCCTGATGCCGCTGCTAACCCGGCTTAAGGGATTGCGCGGCACCATTTTCGACCCGTTCGGCCGCACCAGCGAGCGCAAGTTGGAACGCAGGCTGATCGGTGAGTTCGAGATAGCGGTAGAGACCATTCTGGCCCATCTCACCCCCGCCACCCATGCCCTGGCGGTGGAGATCGCCTCGGCGCCCCGCCGTATTCGCGGCTTTGGTCCCATCAAGCTGAAAGCCGCCGCCGAAGTGAGGACACAGATGACGGAAATGCTGCACCGCCTCCAATCACCCCATGATGACAAGCGAGCAGCGGAATAG
- a CDS encoding NAD-dependent epimerase/dehydratase family protein, producing the protein MTVLVTGAAGFIGYHASLRLLARGQRVLGVDCLSPYYDVRLKHTRLEHLRKHEGFSFVQADIADRSAMEEVARSHPEVTAYINLAAQAGVRHSLTAPFDYTHSNIEGHLVMLEMARANPKCRHFVYASSSSVYGANTKLPFSVEDRVDTPISLYAASKRSGELMSHSYSHLFRVPTTGLRFFTVYGPWGRPDMAAYLFADAIVAGKPIKVFNNGDMRRDFTYIDDIVSGVVGVLDNPPADDGQAPPYRLYNIGNNNSEKLMDFIGLVESSLGRKASYDFHPMQPGDVKETYADISAIQRDVGFAPTTPISVGVPRFIEWYKQYHGL; encoded by the coding sequence ATGACCGTCCTCGTTACCGGCGCTGCCGGATTTATCGGATATCACGCCAGCCTTCGTCTGTTGGCGCGGGGCCAGCGCGTTCTTGGCGTTGATTGCCTCAGCCCCTATTACGACGTGCGGCTGAAGCACACCCGGCTCGAGCATCTGCGCAAGCACGAGGGCTTCTCCTTCGTCCAGGCAGACATCGCCGACCGGTCCGCAATGGAAGAGGTGGCGCGGTCCCATCCCGAGGTGACGGCCTATATCAATCTGGCGGCCCAGGCGGGGGTGCGCCATTCGCTGACCGCCCCCTTCGACTACACCCACTCCAATATCGAAGGCCATCTGGTGATGCTGGAGATGGCGCGCGCCAATCCCAAATGCCGCCATTTCGTCTATGCCAGTTCGTCCTCGGTCTATGGCGCCAATACCAAGCTGCCGTTTTCGGTGGAAGATCGGGTGGATACGCCCATCTCGCTTTATGCCGCGTCCAAGCGCTCGGGCGAACTGATGAGCCATTCCTACAGCCATCTGTTCCGCGTTCCCACCACGGGTCTGCGCTTCTTCACGGTCTATGGCCCCTGGGGCCGTCCCGACATGGCCGCCTATCTCTTCGCCGACGCCATCGTCGCCGGGAAGCCCATCAAGGTGTTCAACAACGGCGATATGCGCCGCGACTTCACCTATATCGACGATATCGTCTCGGGCGTGGTGGGGGTCCTCGACAATCCGCCCGCCGATGACGGCCAGGCTCCGCCGTATCGCCTTTACAATATCGGCAACAACAATTCCGAAAAGCTGATGGACTTCATCGGGCTGGTGGAAAGCTCGCTGGGGCGCAAGGCCAGCTATGACTTCCACCCCATGCAGCCGGGTGACGTCAAGGAAACCTACGCCGATATTTCGGCCATCCAGCGTGACGTGGGCTTTGCCCCCACCACCCCCATCAGCGTCGGCGTGCCCCGCTTCATCGAGTGGTACAAGCAGTATCACGGTCTGTGA